The proteins below come from a single Nostoc sp. KVJ3 genomic window:
- a CDS encoding heavy metal translocating P-type ATPase, with protein MDTLTLKLRGMSCAGCANNIEKAIRSVSGVIDCNVNFGVEQAAIRYDRSLASLEKIQGAIASAGYSSYSLQSELLSEEDDAEKASRQALQRQLFLKVVVGGVISIFLFLGSLPMMTGLNLPLIPNFLQNPWLQLVLTTPVVFWCGGSFYRNGWKTLKRHTATMDTLIALGTSAAYLCSLFVTVFPKFFIAQGLIPHVYYEVAAIVITLILLGRLLENRARGETSEAIRKLIGLQARDARVIRDGKEIDVPIAEVRINDVILVRPGEKIPVDGEVITGASTVDEAMVTGESLPVKKQPGDEVIGATINGAGAFQFRVTRVGNDTFLAQIVKLVQQAQGSKAPIQRLADRVTGWFVPAVIAIAIATFVVWFNFTGNFTLATMTTVGVLIIACPCALGLATPTSVMVGTGKGAENGILIKGADSLELAHKIQTIVLDKTGTLTQGKPTVTDFVTVNGTANGNEIKLLQLAATVERNSEHPLAEAVVKYAQSQEVSLTDAQNFRANAGSGVQGVVSNQLVQIGTQRWLIELGINTVSLQQYKEAWETDGKTVILIAVDSELQGIMGIADALKPSSTAVVKVLQKLGLEVVMLTGDNRKTADAIAAQVGIQRVFAEVRPDQKAAIIQSLQGEIEKFSNSKSKIVAMVGDGINDAPALAQADVGIAIGTGTDVAIAASDITLISGDLQGIVTAIQLSRATINNIRQNLFFAFIYNIIGIPIAAGILFPFFGWLLNPIIAGAAMALSSLSVVSNALRLRNFQPKAIS; from the coding sequence ATGGATACTCTCACACTCAAACTTCGAGGTATGAGTTGCGCTGGTTGCGCTAACAATATCGAAAAGGCAATTCGCTCTGTTTCTGGGGTGATTGACTGCAACGTTAACTTTGGAGTAGAACAAGCTGCCATTAGGTACGATCGCTCTCTAGCAAGTTTAGAGAAAATTCAAGGTGCGATCGCATCTGCGGGATACTCTTCCTATTCACTCCAGTCAGAATTACTCTCTGAAGAAGATGATGCCGAGAAAGCGAGTAGGCAAGCATTACAACGCCAACTCTTTCTCAAGGTAGTTGTGGGAGGTGTAATCAGCATTTTCCTATTTTTGGGATCGTTACCGATGATGACTGGGCTGAACTTGCCCTTAATTCCCAACTTCCTACAAAATCCTTGGTTACAGTTAGTGCTGACAACACCCGTCGTATTCTGGTGTGGTGGATCTTTTTACCGCAATGGCTGGAAAACTCTTAAGCGCCATACGGCAACGATGGACACGCTGATTGCTTTGGGTACAAGTGCAGCATATCTATGTTCTTTGTTTGTGACTGTTTTCCCGAAATTTTTTATTGCTCAGGGCTTAATCCCTCATGTTTATTATGAAGTTGCCGCCATTGTTATTACCTTAATTTTGTTGGGGCGGTTGTTAGAAAATCGCGCTAGAGGAGAAACTTCTGAAGCCATCCGCAAACTGATTGGATTGCAAGCCAGAGATGCCAGAGTTATCCGTGATGGTAAAGAAATTGATGTTCCCATCGCTGAAGTCAGAATCAATGATGTGATTTTGGTGCGTCCTGGTGAAAAGATTCCGGTAGATGGCGAAGTGATTACAGGCGCTTCGACGGTAGATGAAGCGATGGTGACTGGTGAAAGTTTGCCAGTCAAAAAGCAGCCAGGAGATGAAGTGATTGGGGCGACAATTAACGGTGCTGGTGCATTTCAGTTTCGGGTGACGCGAGTCGGAAATGATACGTTTTTGGCTCAAATCGTCAAATTGGTGCAACAAGCCCAAGGTTCTAAAGCACCAATTCAGCGCTTGGCAGATCGAGTTACGGGATGGTTTGTACCTGCTGTGATTGCGATCGCGATCGCCACTTTCGTCGTTTGGTTTAATTTCACTGGCAACTTCACCCTAGCAACAATGACAACAGTAGGTGTACTTATTATCGCCTGTCCCTGTGCTTTGGGTTTAGCTACCCCAACTTCTGTAATGGTAGGGACGGGCAAAGGTGCAGAAAATGGTATCTTAATTAAGGGTGCAGACAGCTTAGAACTAGCACACAAAATTCAAACTATCGTTCTAGATAAAACCGGCACTTTGACTCAGGGAAAACCTACGGTGACAGACTTTGTAACTGTCAACGGCACAGCTAATGGTAATGAAATCAAGCTTTTACAGTTAGCAGCAACGGTGGAACGCAATTCTGAGCATCCTTTAGCTGAAGCGGTGGTGAAATACGCCCAGTCTCAAGAGGTGAGTTTAACAGATGCACAGAACTTCAGAGCTAATGCAGGTAGTGGTGTGCAAGGAGTTGTTTCAAATCAGCTTGTGCAAATTGGTACACAACGCTGGTTAATAGAACTGGGAATTAACACCGTGAGTCTTCAGCAGTATAAAGAAGCGTGGGAAACTGATGGTAAAACAGTCATTTTGATTGCTGTAGATAGCGAACTACAAGGAATCATGGGTATTGCCGATGCCCTGAAACCTTCATCAACAGCAGTGGTGAAAGTATTACAGAAGTTAGGTTTAGAAGTAGTAATGCTCACCGGAGATAATCGTAAAACTGCTGATGCGATCGCGGCGCAAGTTGGCATCCAGCGAGTATTTGCCGAAGTTCGTCCAGACCAAAAAGCAGCGATTATCCAATCCCTGCAAGGGGAAATAGAGAAATTTTCTAATTCAAAATCTAAAATTGTCGCAATGGTTGGCGATGGTATAAATGATGCGCCAGCCTTAGCACAGGCTGATGTGGGAATTGCTATTGGCACAGGAACAGACGTAGCGATCGCAGCTAGCGATATCACCCTAATTTCTGGAGATTTGCAAGGAATTGTTACAGCGATTCAACTCAGCCGCGCCACCATCAATAATATCAGGCAAAATCTCTTCTTTGCCTTTATTTACAATATCATTGGTATTCCCATTGCAGCTGGAATTCTCTTCCCCTTCTTTGGTTGGTTACTCAACCCAATTATCGCCGGGGCTGCGATGGCTCTTTCTTCGCTATCAGTTGTTAGCAATGCTCTGAGATTGCGTAACTTTCAACCAAAAGCTATCTCATAA
- a CDS encoding heavy-metal-associated domain-containing protein, translated as MTLQLTVPNMSCSVCASTITKALQAVDANASVQADPTTKLVSVETQASETVIKEALAAAGYPVG; from the coding sequence ATGACTCTCCAACTCACAGTTCCTAATATGTCTTGTTCTGTTTGTGCAAGCACCATCACCAAAGCACTTCAGGCAGTGGATGCCAATGCTAGCGTTCAAGCTGATCCCACAACCAAGCTTGTCAGTGTAGAAACTCAAGCATCAGAAACAGTAATTAAGGAAGCCTTGGCTGCTGCTGGCTATCCAGTCGGGTAA
- a CDS encoding RtcB family protein → MQPKNLKRLLRALGQQGLDVSYNNHTYSVRLVNSPDAPVAEVLLPEGFPVEAKALKQLANLASVRHPSGGCVCRACATPDFHPGDAGVAIGSIVETVGQVIPGAVGSDINCGMRLHVVDLTIDEFLTKRDQFVEKMKGDYFFGTRDVTMTAKAMRSLFQYGILGWLDAMLDQPTGSVIKSDWQQLAQESDRIFLGGSMDGNWKLAPEELVPDAGLVRDGGLATIGGGNHFVEVQRVDKVENRTLAHAWGVREGQLAFMIHSGSRNVGKYIGGMWRDKAKATWQKGLKYPDSLIFPLSTHSHPELVASYLQAEATAANYAFVNRLLLAELLRLRLREVYKDVEAPLVYDLPHNITLSEGQGWVTRKGACPAHAGQPVIIPASMGAYSYLMVGKGNAAFCNSASHGAGRLHSRFDLSRKGASQSEVELGLIGIDCITLREERRIEEAPTAYKPIQSVIDVQVEAEMVDVVARLSPVLTFKA, encoded by the coding sequence ATGCAGCCAAAAAATTTAAAACGTCTCCTGCGGGCTTTAGGGCAGCAGGGTTTGGATGTAAGTTACAACAATCATACTTATTCTGTCCGTTTAGTTAATTCTCCTGATGCCCCTGTAGCAGAAGTGCTACTACCAGAAGGCTTCCCCGTAGAAGCTAAGGCGCTGAAGCAGTTAGCGAATTTGGCAAGCGTCCGTCACCCATCTGGCGGATGCGTTTGTCGTGCCTGTGCTACCCCTGACTTTCACCCAGGTGATGCAGGTGTTGCCATTGGTTCAATTGTGGAAACTGTGGGTCAGGTTATTCCTGGCGCTGTCGGTTCTGACATCAATTGTGGAATGCGCCTACACGTTGTTGATTTGACAATCGACGAATTCCTGACAAAGCGCGACCAATTCGTAGAAAAAATGAAGGGGGATTACTTCTTTGGTACGCGTGATGTGACAATGACTGCTAAGGCAATGCGATCGCTATTTCAATACGGAATTCTCGGTTGGCTAGATGCCATGCTAGATCAGCCTACGGGTAGTGTAATCAAATCTGATTGGCAACAACTAGCCCAAGAGAGCGATCGCATCTTCTTAGGTGGTTCAATGGATGGTAACTGGAAACTTGCGCCAGAAGAATTAGTTCCCGATGCTGGACTAGTCCGCGATGGTGGATTAGCAACCATTGGCGGCGGCAATCATTTTGTAGAAGTGCAGCGAGTTGATAAAGTCGAGAATCGCACCCTTGCCCACGCTTGGGGAGTACGCGAGGGACAACTAGCTTTTATGATTCACTCTGGTTCTCGAAATGTGGGTAAGTATATTGGGGGAATGTGGCGAGATAAAGCTAAGGCAACTTGGCAAAAAGGTCTGAAGTACCCTGATTCTCTGATTTTTCCTCTCTCTACTCATTCTCACCCCGAATTAGTCGCCAGTTATTTGCAAGCTGAGGCAACTGCTGCTAACTATGCTTTTGTCAATCGCCTCCTCTTAGCAGAATTGCTACGTCTGCGTTTGCGGGAAGTATACAAAGATGTGGAAGCACCTCTAGTTTATGACTTGCCCCACAACATTACCTTGTCAGAAGGTCAAGGATGGGTAACACGCAAGGGCGCTTGTCCCGCCCATGCAGGACAACCAGTGATTATCCCTGCTTCAATGGGTGCTTATTCTTATCTGATGGTGGGTAAAGGCAATGCGGCATTTTGCAATTCTGCCTCGCATGGGGCAGGAAGACTTCATTCTCGCTTCGACCTAAGCCGCAAAGGTGCATCTCAAAGTGAAGTAGAACTGGGATTAATCGGAATAGACTGCATAACCTTGCGTGAAGAACGCCGCATTGAAGAAGCACCAACCGCCTACAAACCGATTCAGTCTGTGATTGATGTGCAAGTTGAGGCAGAAATGGTGGACGTTGTGGCGCGGTTGAGTCCAGTGTTGACGTTTAAGGCGTAG
- a CDS encoding aromatic ring-hydroxylating oxygenase subunit alpha has translation MNLNSQTFSSTRKPKNFNNPERFIEGWYWVIPSRNLRLGEVKPVKILGRELVIYRGKDKRVATFDAYCPHMGAHLAEGKVEGNALRCFFHHWKFDGEGMCIDIPCLDTPPSLKLQTWPTAEKYGMIWVWTGEIPQQPLPFIPELEQKECDVTIHSHFVMNCHPNVVMINAIDAQHINTVHELPIEIIFERQELNENAIIFSNITPIKDSSSFIKLIRLVYKNVITYSVCYWYGSIGIVTLGPDFFHVHTMFAVRLHEGGKAEGQILLMTKKRKGFFGWLCNRIVLWLTKIAGKFFLMGDIKIVQTIKFDLKTPLKADQPIIHFINHIEKQQSLMWGTWQEARSRDVESKPKRERWQDTMSND, from the coding sequence ATGAATCTAAACTCGCAGACTTTTAGCTCAACACGTAAACCTAAAAATTTTAATAATCCAGAGCGTTTTATTGAGGGATGGTATTGGGTAATCCCCTCTCGAAATCTGCGGTTGGGTGAGGTAAAACCTGTCAAGATTTTGGGCAGAGAACTAGTAATTTACCGTGGTAAAGACAAAAGAGTAGCTACCTTTGATGCCTACTGTCCTCACATGGGCGCTCACCTTGCTGAAGGTAAAGTTGAAGGTAATGCACTCCGTTGTTTTTTTCACCACTGGAAGTTTGATGGTGAAGGGATGTGTATTGATATTCCATGTTTAGATACGCCGCCTTCCCTAAAGTTACAAACTTGGCCCACTGCTGAGAAGTACGGCATGATTTGGGTTTGGACTGGAGAGATACCACAACAACCCCTACCTTTTATTCCAGAGTTGGAACAAAAAGAGTGTGATGTTACCATCCATTCTCACTTTGTGATGAACTGTCACCCCAATGTGGTGATGATTAACGCCATCGATGCTCAACACATCAATACAGTCCACGAACTGCCAATAGAAATCATTTTTGAAAGACAAGAACTGAACGAAAATGCAATTATCTTTAGTAATATTACACCCATTAAAGATAGTTCATCTTTCATTAAGCTTATCCGTCTTGTCTACAAAAATGTCATAACTTACAGTGTTTGTTATTGGTATGGTAGCATTGGCATTGTAACACTTGGCCCCGATTTCTTTCATGTTCACACCATGTTTGCAGTTCGCCTCCATGAGGGTGGAAAAGCTGAAGGTCAAATCTTGTTAATGACTAAGAAACGTAAAGGATTTTTTGGTTGGTTATGCAATCGAATTGTTTTGTGGCTAACCAAGATTGCAGGTAAATTCTTTCTCATGGGTGACATCAAGATTGTCCAAACAATTAAGTTTGATTTAAAAACTCCCCTTAAAGCAGATCAGCCAATCATCCACTTTATTAACCATATTGAAAAACAGCAATCCCTAATGTGGGGAACTTGGCAAGAAGCGCGATCGCGCGATGTGGAGAGTAAGCCCAAGCGGGAGAGATGGCAAGATACAATGAGTAATGATTAA
- a CDS encoding glycoside hydrolase family 25 protein, with translation MSKISPQVANRRIESFSKRFGKAHLYLAYHAAFPLALTPNLLYRIWANFQRDIHAQVLDIPWIGVADLLLSSLCDEAGHELYEMDLSIRNVLLKRLQEDEKFGQQRINELSKFLLDYVQQQLQSDDPDLRDFAQAQYWTAIAYTKPSEAASELTATLKKAYQSDRADLIRLASLVETLAEPLAEFEELLIDARKMRSFASSNQKAVEPPLAKNKFPKSLIFSGLALALVNVSFWYLYEPAKAIPMCMQSFMEPQGNDKALGIGVADQDGRVDWTSVKNSGMTFAVVKATEGVAIKDSAFPNHWRTLKADGMIRGAYHFFHPHTSDPVQQAKEFLKTVGKFEPGDLPPVLDIEVTDKVDNQTVINAAKQWLVEVEKELKQQTGRTIKPIIYTFPSFWQELGNPSDFASYPLFIAHYGTQQPSIPSPWQGKYLFHQYNGDISGVPGVSGRADLNYFNGSVQDLKCFAKSPSLFQVTSQLRNLISGQKVTKATEPLVSPTFTPVK, from the coding sequence ATGAGCAAAATTAGTCCTCAAGTTGCTAACCGACGTATAGAGTCTTTTAGTAAACGATTCGGAAAAGCTCATCTGTATTTGGCATATCATGCTGCTTTTCCCTTAGCGCTTACACCCAATCTTTTATATCGGATATGGGCTAATTTCCAACGAGATATTCACGCTCAAGTGCTAGATATCCCCTGGATAGGGGTAGCGGATCTGTTGCTTTCTAGTCTTTGTGATGAAGCTGGGCATGAACTCTACGAAATGGATTTGTCCATCCGAAATGTGCTGTTAAAGCGATTACAGGAAGACGAAAAGTTTGGTCAACAGAGGATTAATGAACTATCGAAGTTTTTACTTGATTATGTACAACAGCAACTTCAGAGTGACGATCCCGATCTGCGCGACTTTGCTCAAGCTCAGTATTGGACAGCGATCGCATATACTAAACCCAGTGAGGCAGCTAGTGAACTAACAGCGACTCTCAAAAAAGCCTATCAGTCCGATAGAGCAGATTTAATTCGATTAGCATCATTGGTAGAAACTTTAGCAGAGCCACTAGCAGAATTTGAGGAACTACTGATTGATGCTCGAAAGATGAGGAGCTTTGCCTCTAGCAATCAAAAGGCTGTAGAGCCTCCATTGGCAAAAAATAAATTTCCTAAGTCTTTAATTTTTTCTGGATTGGCTTTAGCACTGGTTAATGTCAGTTTTTGGTATCTTTACGAGCCAGCAAAAGCAATTCCCATGTGTATGCAGTCTTTCATGGAGCCACAAGGCAATGACAAAGCACTTGGTATTGGTGTTGCAGATCAAGACGGTAGAGTAGATTGGACATCTGTGAAAAACTCTGGTATGACTTTCGCTGTTGTAAAAGCTACAGAAGGTGTTGCCATCAAAGACTCTGCTTTTCCTAATCACTGGCGAACTCTGAAAGCTGATGGTATGATTCGGGGTGCTTATCATTTCTTTCACCCACATACATCTGACCCGGTTCAGCAAGCAAAAGAATTCTTAAAAACTGTTGGTAAATTTGAACCTGGAGATTTACCACCAGTTTTAGATATAGAAGTAACAGATAAGGTAGATAACCAAACTGTCATCAATGCAGCCAAGCAATGGTTAGTAGAGGTAGAAAAAGAGCTAAAACAACAGACTGGAAGGACAATCAAACCAATTATTTATACTTTCCCTAGCTTCTGGCAAGAGCTTGGTAATCCATCTGATTTTGCTAGTTACCCTTTATTCATTGCCCACTACGGAACTCAGCAACCATCAATTCCTAGCCCTTGGCAGGGCAAATATCTATTCCATCAATATAACGGTGACATATCTGGTGTACCTGGCGTTAGCGGTAGAGCTGATTTGAACTACTTCAACGGCTCAGTACAAGACCTTAAATGTTTTGCAAAGTCGCCATCCCTATTCCAAGTGACATCCCAATTACGTAATCTCATATCTGGACAAAAAGTTACAAAAGCTACAGAGCCTCTTGTTAGCCCAACTTTCACACCAGTAAAATAG
- a CDS encoding heavy metal-responsive transcriptional regulator, which translates to MLTQDEKLLLIGQVTDISGIPIRTIRYYESLGLLKSSRRTEGGFRQFSLDVLTRLAFIKRAQNLGLSLEEIGNILQVYDQGQAPCGEIKEKLEDKLLQIDRQMDQLLTLRSEIKGLLSGWKNINDHHKDTICPIIQNKS; encoded by the coding sequence GTGTTAACTCAGGATGAAAAACTGCTTTTAATTGGCCAGGTAACAGATATAAGCGGAATCCCTATCAGGACAATTCGCTATTATGAGAGTTTAGGCTTACTCAAATCTTCTAGACGAACAGAGGGAGGCTTTCGCCAGTTCTCATTGGATGTACTGACTCGTCTAGCGTTTATTAAAAGGGCACAGAATCTTGGTCTTAGCTTAGAAGAAATTGGAAATATTCTTCAGGTCTATGACCAAGGTCAAGCTCCCTGTGGTGAAATTAAAGAAAAGCTCGAAGACAAGCTTTTGCAAATTGACCGCCAAATGGATCAGTTATTAACTTTACGGTCTGAAATCAAGGGATTACTTTCAGGCTGGAAGAATATCAACGACCACCATAAAGATACAATTTGTCCCATTATTCAAAATAAGTCTTAA
- a CDS encoding AAA family ATPase, whose protein sequence is MVKAVGGKLLEYTGKVQPQLGERGANGQLLYPYLPNPELVEAVNLAIYLERPLLLKGEPGCGKTQLASAVAYELGLNLEAWYIKSTSRGRDGLYNYDAVGRLRDAQLAASNRLTAEQIQRIDDPTTYVRWGPLGRAFQQDNRTVVLIDEIDKADIDFPNDLLLELDERRFIVEETGQEIKAKAAPIVLITSNDEKDLPDAFLRRCLFHYVEFPSRERLIEIINALFPASPQALVYKAIVRFFLLREEMRKDKGEAGKKVSTSELIDWFRVLSRYPQDEALAKLDGKIPYAGVLLKSWDDHIRYLRQSRGSE, encoded by the coding sequence ATGGTTAAGGCTGTAGGCGGAAAACTCTTGGAATATACAGGTAAAGTTCAGCCCCAGCTAGGAGAAAGGGGAGCGAACGGACAGCTTTTATATCCTTATTTGCCTAACCCGGAACTGGTAGAAGCAGTAAACTTAGCGATTTATTTGGAACGCCCTTTACTGCTGAAAGGTGAACCGGGATGTGGTAAGACTCAACTTGCAAGTGCAGTTGCTTACGAGCTAGGTTTAAACTTAGAAGCTTGGTACATCAAATCCACCAGTCGAGGGCGGGATGGTTTATATAACTATGATGCCGTTGGACGTTTGCGGGATGCTCAACTAGCAGCTTCCAATCGCCTGACAGCAGAACAAATTCAGCGAATTGATGACCCAACTACATACGTACGTTGGGGGCCTCTGGGACGGGCATTTCAGCAAGACAACCGCACTGTTGTCCTAATTGACGAAATTGATAAAGCTGACATTGACTTTCCCAACGACTTGCTGCTGGAATTAGATGAACGGCGGTTTATTGTCGAGGAAACAGGTCAGGAAATTAAGGCTAAGGCAGCACCCATTGTTTTAATTACCAGCAACGATGAGAAAGATTTGCCAGATGCCTTTTTACGTCGGTGCTTGTTTCACTATGTAGAATTTCCTAGTCGTGAGCGGTTGATAGAGATTATCAACGCTCTTTTTCCTGCTTCACCTCAAGCTTTGGTATATAAAGCCATAGTTCGCTTCTTTCTACTGCGAGAAGAAATGCGAAAAGATAAAGGGGAGGCAGGTAAAAAAGTCAGCACCAGCGAATTAATTGACTGGTTTCGCGTTCTAAGTCGTTATCCTCAAGATGAGGCTCTGGCAAAACTAGATGGCAAAATACCTTATGCTGGCGTGTTGCTAAAAAGTTGGGATGACCATATACGCTATTTGAGACAGAGCCGTGGAAGTGAATGA